Proteins from one Corynebacterium testudinoris genomic window:
- the ppc gene encoding phosphoenolpyruvate carboxylase → MTARNHLQEDIRYLGRILGQVIAEQEGDEVFNLVELARQQAFEVAKGNADLEVLVELFRNIEPTQATRVIRAFSHFALMANLAEDIHDDVNRERQLDAGGPALDSTLDATWDKLASAELESADIARILDGALVAPVLTAHPTETRRRTVFDAQKHITELLIQRNAVLEAELNARTEARLASIDNDIRRRMTILWQTALIRVARPRIEDEIEVGLRYYKLSLLKEIPALNRAVNQRLKADFGDVTPARPILRPGSWIGGDHDGNPYVTAETLDYASRRAAQTVLKYYAAQLHALEHELSLSDRMTGVTVELVALAKEGNNEVPSRVDEPYRRAVHGVRGRILATTATLVGEDAVEGVWHRQYAPYTSAEEFDADLATIDVSLRSSQDDIIADDRLASIRSAIASFGFHLYSIDLRQNSESFENVLTEVFATAHVTEDYAALSEDAKVELLTTELRTPRPLVPRGYRGFSEPTQRELDLIAQASDSVERFGEKMVPHQIISMATSVSDILEPMVLLKEAGLIRADGDTPTGSIDIIPLFETIDDLEAGADILRQLWDLPLYRSYLTQRGGIQEIMLGYSDSNKDGGYFAANWALYAAELELVEISREYGIRLRLFHGRGGTVGRGGGPSYDAILAQPKGAVDGSVRVTEQGEIISAKYGSPRAARRNLEALVSATLEASLLPVDELEDRERAIEIMTEISRLSRDKYASLIHEDPGFIPYFVQSTPLAEIGALNIGSRPTARKQTKAVDDLRAIPWVLAWSQSRVLLPGWFGVGTALAEWIGEGEGSEERRAELRRLYETWPFFTSVMSNMAQVMSKAGMELAELYARLVDDREIASRVHAVIVEEFELTRRMFSEVTGSDDLLADNPSLARSVRRRFPYLLPLNIIQLELLRRHRAGDERDAVSRGIQLTMNGLATALRNSG, encoded by the coding sequence GCACGCAATCACCTACAGGAAGATATTAGATACCTGGGCCGTATTCTCGGCCAGGTGATTGCGGAGCAGGAAGGCGACGAGGTTTTCAACCTGGTCGAACTAGCCCGCCAACAGGCCTTCGAGGTGGCAAAGGGAAATGCCGACCTCGAGGTCTTGGTGGAGCTGTTCCGCAATATCGAACCCACGCAAGCGACGCGCGTCATCCGTGCGTTTTCCCACTTCGCGCTCATGGCGAATCTCGCGGAGGACATCCACGATGATGTCAACCGGGAACGCCAACTCGATGCGGGAGGCCCCGCTCTCGACTCCACGTTGGACGCGACCTGGGACAAGCTCGCCTCGGCCGAGCTCGAGTCCGCCGACATCGCCCGCATCCTCGACGGGGCTCTCGTCGCACCCGTCCTCACAGCTCACCCGACGGAAACCCGCCGTCGCACCGTGTTCGACGCCCAGAAGCACATCACCGAGTTGTTGATTCAACGCAACGCTGTCCTCGAAGCCGAGCTCAATGCTCGAACTGAGGCGCGCTTGGCGTCCATCGATAACGACATTCGTCGACGCATGACCATTCTCTGGCAAACGGCACTTATCCGGGTGGCTCGCCCCCGGATTGAAGACGAAATCGAAGTTGGCCTGCGCTACTACAAGCTCTCTTTGCTCAAAGAGATCCCGGCTCTTAACCGAGCCGTCAACCAGCGGCTCAAGGCAGACTTCGGCGACGTCACCCCTGCCCGACCCATTCTTCGTCCCGGTTCGTGGATCGGCGGCGACCACGACGGTAACCCCTATGTCACCGCCGAGACCTTGGATTACGCCTCCCGCCGCGCCGCGCAGACTGTACTGAAGTACTACGCCGCCCAGCTGCATGCGTTGGAGCATGAGCTCAGCCTGTCGGACCGGATGACCGGTGTGACAGTCGAGCTCGTCGCACTGGCTAAGGAAGGCAATAACGAGGTTCCCAGCCGAGTTGATGAACCGTATCGGCGCGCCGTCCATGGCGTGCGGGGTCGGATCTTGGCCACCACGGCGACACTGGTGGGCGAGGATGCTGTCGAAGGCGTGTGGCACCGCCAATACGCGCCCTACACCTCGGCGGAGGAGTTCGACGCCGACCTTGCCACCATCGATGTGTCGCTGCGTAGTTCGCAGGACGACATCATTGCCGACGACCGCCTGGCCTCCATCCGCTCGGCCATCGCCAGCTTCGGGTTCCACCTGTATTCCATCGATTTGCGGCAGAACTCGGAGAGCTTTGAGAATGTCCTCACCGAGGTGTTTGCCACCGCGCACGTCACTGAGGACTACGCGGCCCTGTCAGAGGACGCCAAGGTCGAACTGCTGACCACGGAGCTGCGGACCCCGCGCCCATTGGTTCCCCGCGGATACCGTGGATTTAGCGAACCGACGCAACGGGAGCTGGATCTCATCGCCCAGGCGTCCGACTCCGTCGAGCGCTTCGGCGAGAAGATGGTTCCGCACCAGATCATCTCCATGGCGACGTCGGTCAGTGACATTCTCGAGCCGATGGTGCTGCTGAAAGAAGCCGGTCTCATCCGGGCCGATGGGGATACCCCAACGGGCAGCATTGACATCATCCCATTGTTCGAGACCATCGATGACCTCGAAGCTGGTGCTGATATCCTGCGCCAGCTGTGGGACTTGCCTCTCTACCGCTCCTACCTCACCCAACGCGGCGGGATTCAGGAGATCATGCTCGGCTACTCCGACTCCAACAAGGATGGCGGCTATTTCGCCGCTAACTGGGCGCTCTACGCCGCCGAATTGGAGCTGGTGGAGATTTCCCGCGAGTACGGCATCCGCTTGCGTCTTTTCCATGGCCGCGGCGGAACCGTCGGCCGCGGTGGCGGACCCTCCTATGACGCCATCCTCGCGCAGCCAAAGGGCGCTGTTGATGGTTCGGTTCGGGTGACTGAACAGGGTGAGATCATCTCCGCGAAGTACGGCAGCCCCCGAGCTGCGCGGCGCAATTTGGAAGCTTTGGTCTCGGCGACTTTGGAGGCGAGCCTCTTGCCCGTGGATGAGCTCGAAGATCGCGAGCGGGCGATTGAGATCATGACGGAGATTTCCCGCTTGAGCCGCGACAAGTACGCCTCCCTCATCCACGAGGACCCTGGCTTCATTCCCTACTTCGTGCAGTCCACCCCATTGGCGGAGATCGGGGCTCTCAACATCGGTTCCCGCCCCACGGCACGCAAGCAAACCAAGGCCGTCGATGACCTGCGTGCCATCCCTTGGGTGCTTGCCTGGTCACAGTCTCGAGTCCTGCTGCCCGGTTGGTTTGGCGTGGGCACCGCTCTGGCGGAATGGATCGGGGAGGGTGAGGGCTCGGAGGAGCGCCGAGCCGAGCTGCGCCGTCTCTACGAGACGTGGCCATTTTTCACCTCCGTGATGTCCAACATGGCACAGGTGATGAGTAAGGCAGGCATGGAATTGGCTGAGCTCTACGCCCGGCTTGTCGACGACCGCGAGATCGCCTCCCGCGTCCACGCCGTCATCGTCGAGGAATTCGAACTCACTCGCCGCATGTTCAGCGAAGTAACCGGGAGCGACGATCTCTTGGCGGATAACCCGTCATTGGCTCGCTCGGTGCGTCGCCGCTTCCCCTACCTCTTGCCGCTGAACATCATCCAATTGGAGTTGCTGCGCAGGCACCGCGCCGGCGACGAACGTGACGCCGTGTCACGGGGAATCCAGTTGACCATGAACGGGCTCGCGACGGCGCTAAGGAATTCGGGCTAA